The following coding sequences lie in one Actinomyces capricornis genomic window:
- a CDS encoding helix-turn-helix domain-containing protein yields the protein MASRFLTIADVSEQLQLSAQAVRALIRSGDLPAIQVGARKLWRIEDQALEEYIQRQLASTRAMVAAGHLDDED from the coding sequence ATGGCCTCACGATTTCTTACCATCGCCGACGTCTCCGAGCAGCTCCAGCTCTCAGCCCAGGCCGTGCGCGCCCTCATCCGCTCCGGGGATCTTCCCGCTATCCAGGTGGGGGCGCGCAAGCTGTGGCGGATCGAGGACCAGGCCCTGGAGGAGTACATCCAGCGCCAACTGGCCTCGACTCGCGCCATGGTGGCCGCAGGGCACCTGGACGACGAGGACTGA
- a CDS encoding DUF6912 family protein — MRIYLPATAADLRAEVISARAAHAATPALAQALPDEDEEGLEVSASLCAADASVLLLAEPGAQGLPDRRVVIAADVDPQVVRELAVTEEVLPGSVMVEAPVPWEDVAAVLVDEAGAQADVALARVGDEEAFERAADADLLWYDVVECDSLADELGV, encoded by the coding sequence ATGCGCATCTACCTGCCCGCCACGGCCGCCGATCTGAGGGCCGAAGTCATCTCTGCCAGGGCCGCTCACGCCGCGACCCCCGCCTTGGCGCAGGCGCTGCCGGATGAGGATGAGGAGGGCCTGGAGGTCTCCGCCTCCCTGTGCGCCGCCGACGCCTCGGTGCTGCTGCTGGCCGAGCCCGGGGCCCAGGGCCTGCCCGATCGCCGCGTGGTCATTGCGGCGGATGTGGACCCCCAGGTGGTGCGCGAGCTGGCCGTCACCGAGGAGGTCCTGCCGGGCAGTGTCATGGTGGAGGCCCCGGTGCCCTGGGAGGATGTGGCGGCGGTCCTGGTCGACGAGGCCGGGGCGCAGGCGGATGTCGCCCTGGCCCGGGTGGGTGACGAGGAGGCCTTCGAGCGCGCCGCCGACGCCGATCTGCTGTGGTACGACGTGGTGGAGTGCGATTCGCTGGCCGACGAGCTCGGGGTCTGA
- a CDS encoding AAA family ATPase, with amino-acid sequence MSKHGPDDDAASHISELRLTRFKNFENATIPLGRTSILTGRNSSGKSNILDALDVLHRLTNAEPLSDALDGRRREGGPVRGGASGCVPHRGDSFTLGCTVTVTHPHGEYSYDYDVEVAPSPFPRIIQETLRGPQRAAKSGLWNQQVLIDARPDSGGVGLEAAVSSGKRAEPSHPPPRRPIGS; translated from the coding sequence ATGAGCAAGCACGGGCCCGACGACGACGCGGCATCCCATATCTCGGAGCTTCGACTCACCAGATTCAAGAACTTCGAGAATGCGACCATCCCCCTGGGAAGGACATCCATTCTCACCGGGCGCAACTCCAGTGGGAAGTCCAATATCCTGGACGCCCTCGACGTCCTGCACCGACTCACGAACGCCGAGCCCCTCTCCGATGCGCTTGATGGACGCAGGCGCGAGGGCGGTCCCGTCCGTGGGGGTGCTTCTGGATGTGTGCCGCACAGGGGCGATTCCTTCACCCTCGGGTGCACCGTGACCGTCACGCACCCCCACGGCGAGTACTCCTACGACTACGATGTGGAGGTAGCCCCCTCTCCATTTCCCCGTATCATCCAGGAGACGCTTCGCGGACCGCAACGAGCAGCGAAGAGTGGGCTCTGGAATCAGCAGGTCCTTATCGATGCTCGCCCCGATAGCGGCGGAGTGGGCCTGGAGGCGGCAGTCTCAAGTGGAAAAAGGGCCGAACCGTCGCATCCACCTCCGCGACGACCGATCGGTTCTTAG
- a CDS encoding undecaprenyl-diphosphate phosphatase, protein MNWLHAVILGIVEGITEFLPISSTGHLNIVEKLLGYDIDNAGMTAFTAVIQIGAILAAVVYFWGDIVRIVTAWCKGLVDKEARQDPDYTLGWGVILGSIPVAVVGLVLEDFIEVTARSLWIIAGALIVWSAVMWLADRQQNLTKGMRDVTIKDALIIGAFQALAPVLPGISRSGATISAGLFLRFDRVTATRLSFFMGIPALVAAGLMQAVTSADEIGATVGWPATIIATITSGLVAYATIAWLLRFVSSNKFTSFLIYRVVLGLIIIALVATGTIAA, encoded by the coding sequence TTGAACTGGCTGCACGCCGTCATTCTCGGCATCGTCGAGGGCATCACCGAGTTCCTGCCCATCTCGTCGACCGGGCACCTCAACATCGTCGAGAAGCTGCTGGGCTACGACATCGACAACGCCGGCATGACCGCCTTCACCGCGGTCATCCAGATCGGGGCGATCCTGGCGGCGGTGGTGTACTTCTGGGGTGACATCGTGCGCATCGTGACCGCCTGGTGCAAGGGCCTGGTGGATAAGGAGGCCCGCCAGGACCCGGACTACACCCTGGGCTGGGGGGTGATCCTGGGCTCGATCCCGGTGGCCGTGGTGGGCCTGGTGCTGGAGGACTTCATCGAGGTCACCGCCCGCTCCCTGTGGATCATCGCCGGGGCGCTCATCGTGTGGTCGGCGGTGATGTGGCTGGCCGACCGCCAGCAGAACCTGACCAAGGGCATGCGGGACGTGACCATCAAGGACGCGCTCATCATCGGCGCCTTCCAGGCCCTGGCCCCGGTGCTGCCGGGCATCTCCCGCTCCGGGGCGACGATCTCGGCGGGCCTGTTCCTGCGCTTCGACCGGGTGACGGCCACGCGCCTGTCCTTCTTCATGGGCATCCCCGCCCTGGTGGCGGCGGGCCTCATGCAGGCGGTCACCTCCGCCGACGAGATCGGCGCGACGGTGGGCTGGCCGGCCACGATCATCGCCACCATCACCTCCGGCCTGGTGGCCTACGCCACCATCGCCTGGCTGCTGCGCTTCGTCTCCTCCAACAAGTTCACCTCCTTCCTCATCTACCGCGTGGTCCTGGGCCTGATCATCATCGCCCTGGTCGCCACCGGCACCATCGCCGCCTGA
- a CDS encoding metallophosphoesterase family protein, which produces MRILHTSDWHLGRTFHGQVLDDAHAAFADHLVELVAAESVDAVLVSGDVYDRAVPPAACVTLLDETLRRLTERTRVVMTPGNHDSAHRLGFAADLMRERLLIRARTAGLDRGIVLPDASGREAAIVHALPYLDPDAAREALPPLLAQRLGERTGPPDDAAGGQAPGAGEESGDGDAGPRRPERLPRSHEAVVSAALRLVAADLERRRAGRGERLPSVLMAHAFVVGGTASQSERDIRVGGVDAVPSQVFTTMGGSPAAQASGGLDYVALGHLHRPQELRPPRAEPGAATDQAAPATCGRAPRLVYSGSPIALSFDEADAAKSSVLVDIGPEGVTGLERIAVPVRHRVRTLEGGMDQLLATPDDGSWVRIILSGERPPGALAQLKAHFPGLLAFSHQAPERPRGERVAVTAAADPLEISAGFLDDVGQRAPSRAEREVLREAYESALAAGRSRQ; this is translated from the coding sequence ATGCGGATCCTCCACACCTCGGACTGGCACCTGGGGCGCACCTTCCACGGCCAGGTGCTCGACGACGCCCACGCGGCCTTCGCCGACCACCTCGTCGAGCTGGTCGCCGCCGAGTCGGTCGACGCCGTCCTGGTCTCCGGGGATGTCTACGACCGCGCCGTGCCCCCGGCGGCCTGCGTCACCCTGCTCGATGAGACCCTGCGGCGCCTGACCGAGCGCACCCGGGTGGTGATGACCCCCGGCAACCACGACTCCGCCCACCGCCTGGGCTTCGCCGCCGACCTCATGCGCGAGCGCCTCCTCATCCGCGCCCGCACCGCCGGCCTGGACCGCGGCATCGTCCTGCCCGATGCCTCCGGCCGCGAGGCCGCCATCGTCCACGCCCTGCCCTACCTGGATCCCGACGCCGCCCGTGAGGCCCTGCCCCCGCTGCTGGCCCAGCGCCTCGGGGAGCGCACCGGCCCGCCCGACGACGCCGCGGGCGGCCAGGCTCCCGGGGCCGGGGAGGAGTCCGGAGACGGCGATGCCGGCCCCCGCCGGCCGGAGCGCCTTCCCCGCTCCCATGAGGCGGTGGTCAGTGCCGCTCTGCGGCTGGTGGCCGCGGATCTGGAGCGCCGGCGCGCCGGCCGCGGCGAGCGCCTGCCCAGCGTGCTCATGGCCCACGCCTTCGTCGTCGGGGGCACCGCCAGCCAGTCCGAGCGGGACATCCGGGTCGGCGGGGTCGACGCCGTGCCCTCCCAGGTCTTCACCACCATGGGCGGCTCCCCCGCGGCGCAGGCCAGCGGAGGCCTGGACTATGTCGCCCTGGGCCACCTCCACCGCCCCCAGGAGCTGCGCCCGCCCCGCGCCGAGCCGGGGGCAGCCACCGATCAGGCGGCTCCTGCCACCTGCGGGCGGGCGCCGCGCCTGGTCTACTCCGGCTCCCCCATCGCCTTGTCCTTCGATGAGGCCGATGCCGCCAAGTCCTCGGTGCTGGTGGATATCGGGCCTGAGGGCGTCACCGGCCTGGAGCGCATCGCCGTACCCGTGCGGCATCGGGTGCGCACCCTGGAGGGTGGCATGGACCAACTGCTGGCCACCCCGGACGACGGCTCCTGGGTCAGGATCATCCTCAGCGGCGAGCGCCCGCCGGGGGCACTGGCCCAGCTCAAGGCCCACTTCCCCGGACTGCTGGCCTTCAGCCACCAGGCGCCCGAGCGGCCCCGGGGCGAGCGGGTGGCGGTCACCGCGGCCGCCGACCCCCTGGAGATCAGTGCGGGCTTCCTGGACGACGTCGGCCAGCGCGCCCCCAGCCGGGCCGAGCGGGAGGTCCTGCGGGAGGCCTACGAGTCCGCCCTGGCGGCGGGAAGGAGCCGGCAGTGA
- a CDS encoding AAA family ATPase: MRIHSLTMSGIGPYAGTETIDFDAFGDCGRFLLTGPTGSGKTTIIDAIVFALYGDVADSSDSSKDRMRSTLVGPEADSCVELVFSTTAGIHRVRRTPTYERAKRRGQGTTIQHGSVKLWRLSAVGGEALGEPIIRVGEADAEIARLIGLSREQFTQTVVLPQGKFARFLRADSTQRQGLLKDVFGTGIYDAIQDQLAQSSRAGSAAVEQAAGTLRSQARSLAHEPLLAPQPASGPQSEQDPEQDPLTEPDPQVVLGPSECLGQRLEAATAPGAPDLQALRAITGRARRLSTQKVKQAEDRAVQAAAGVAQARLAREGARSLHERLERRHQLLAEQQALEEHAQEHAREAERLRDAERAARLAPSLRASEAARDRALSAVDGLAGLTTAAPGSPQATDAPGPRTADPAHAQTRPEASLEAQWQAQWQAQQEAHEELLRLATPPAEQLQRRLEAMEATAAGTDGPDAPQDAATGPDVGPRNNAQHDDAQRESGRDGADEQAAAQTAPGAAAPGRMPGTTVSTRGLDERAHRLRAQHGGLEEVLAQESGLEGRARQLEARKEELERTAQEQEAQDEALARRPEERATLAGSLEAARAAQERLPGLEAEHHRADEQHRAATTAQELTVELTEHEDRLAQAVATATRAAEEVTRTRMRWISSQAGALAGELLEGEPCPVCGSTDHPEPAAQPAQGASRTQVEAAERAQHQADEALSSARQERDSCRSRYQEALRSSGGLAVEHSALALQQAATALRAARDEAQQVPALTQRLEDFDTATEQLRQDHERARSALAVSHSRLEAERDRLAEDRRRCEQARGPWPTVAARAGALLDQARQAEEASRAISAAATALDALQEARENLARTLAEEGFTSAVQAQECAMDAASREVLSQRVQEARTTRLRVAQALADPQIASLSGQEEDALEQADQALAGAEAAHEAAAAQQARAAEAHAHLERTCAGVEEAASAYEEAVGASAPLLRVAALARGDNSAGTTLATWVLQARFEEVLVFANERLSQMSSGRYELIRTDDESGSRSRRKGLGLAVIDHLGAEHRRDPKTLSGGETFYVSLSLALALADVVSAESGGVSLDTLFIDEGFGSLDPETLQVVMTEIERLRAGGRSVGIVSHVEELKNQILDQIRIRRSPAGGSTLAVTT, encoded by the coding sequence GTGAGGATCCACTCCCTGACCATGAGCGGTATCGGGCCCTACGCGGGGACCGAGACCATCGACTTCGATGCCTTCGGCGACTGCGGACGCTTCCTGCTGACCGGCCCCACCGGCTCGGGCAAGACCACCATCATCGACGCCATCGTCTTCGCCCTCTACGGGGACGTCGCCGACTCCTCGGACTCCTCGAAGGACCGGATGCGCTCGACCCTGGTGGGCCCCGAGGCGGACAGCTGCGTCGAGCTGGTCTTCTCCACCACTGCGGGCATCCACCGGGTGCGGCGCACCCCCACCTATGAGCGGGCCAAGCGGCGCGGGCAGGGCACCACCATCCAGCACGGGAGCGTCAAGCTCTGGCGCCTGTCCGCCGTCGGCGGGGAGGCGCTGGGCGAGCCCATCATCCGGGTGGGTGAGGCCGACGCCGAGATCGCGCGCCTCATCGGGCTCAGCCGCGAGCAGTTCACCCAGACCGTAGTCCTGCCCCAGGGCAAGTTCGCCCGCTTCCTGCGGGCCGACTCCACCCAGCGCCAGGGCCTGCTCAAGGACGTCTTCGGCACCGGCATCTACGACGCCATCCAGGACCAGCTCGCCCAATCCTCCCGGGCGGGATCGGCAGCCGTGGAGCAGGCCGCCGGCACCCTGCGCTCCCAGGCGCGATCCCTGGCCCACGAGCCCCTCCTGGCCCCACAGCCCGCATCGGGACCACAGTCGGAGCAGGATCCCGAGCAGGATCCACTGACCGAGCCCGATCCGCAGGTGGTGCTGGGCCCATCAGAGTGCCTGGGCCAGCGCCTGGAGGCGGCCACCGCGCCCGGGGCCCCCGACCTCCAGGCCCTGCGGGCGATCACCGGGCGGGCCCGCCGGCTCTCGACCCAGAAGGTCAAGCAGGCCGAGGATCGGGCGGTGCAGGCCGCCGCAGGTGTGGCACAGGCGCGCCTGGCCCGGGAGGGGGCCCGCAGCCTGCACGAGCGCCTGGAGCGGCGCCACCAGCTCCTGGCCGAGCAGCAGGCCCTGGAGGAGCACGCCCAGGAACACGCCCGGGAGGCCGAGCGCCTGCGCGACGCCGAGCGGGCCGCGCGCCTGGCACCCTCCCTGCGCGCCTCTGAGGCCGCACGAGACCGTGCCCTGAGCGCCGTCGACGGCCTGGCGGGCCTGACCACCGCCGCCCCGGGCAGCCCGCAGGCCACCGACGCCCCAGGCCCCAGGACTGCGGACCCGGCCCACGCCCAGACCCGGCCGGAGGCATCACTGGAGGCGCAGTGGCAGGCGCAGTGGCAGGCGCAGCAGGAGGCGCATGAGGAGCTCCTGAGGCTCGCCACCCCGCCCGCAGAGCAGCTCCAGCGCCGACTGGAGGCGATGGAGGCCACCGCGGCGGGCACCGACGGGCCGGACGCCCCACAGGACGCCGCCACGGGGCCCGACGTCGGCCCCCGCAACAACGCCCAGCACGACGACGCCCAGCGGGAAAGCGGTCGAGACGGGGCCGATGAGCAGGCCGCCGCGCAGACGGCCCCTGGAGCCGCTGCGCCGGGCAGGATGCCGGGCACCACGGTGAGCACCCGGGGCCTCGATGAGCGCGCCCATCGGCTGCGGGCCCAGCACGGCGGGCTGGAGGAGGTCCTGGCCCAGGAGTCCGGGCTGGAGGGGCGGGCTCGGCAGCTGGAGGCCCGGAAGGAGGAGTTGGAGCGCACCGCACAGGAGCAGGAGGCCCAGGATGAGGCCCTGGCCCGGCGACCCGAGGAGCGCGCCACGCTGGCCGGCAGCCTGGAGGCCGCGCGTGCCGCCCAGGAGCGCCTGCCCGGCCTGGAGGCTGAGCACCACCGGGCCGACGAGCAGCACCGGGCCGCCACCACCGCCCAGGAGCTCACCGTCGAGCTCACCGAGCATGAGGATCGACTGGCCCAGGCGGTGGCCACCGCGACCCGGGCCGCCGAGGAGGTCACCCGCACCCGGATGCGCTGGATCTCCTCGCAGGCCGGGGCCCTGGCCGGGGAGCTGCTGGAGGGCGAGCCCTGCCCCGTCTGCGGCTCCACCGACCACCCCGAGCCCGCGGCCCAGCCCGCCCAGGGTGCCAGCCGGACGCAGGTGGAGGCGGCCGAGCGCGCACAGCACCAGGCCGATGAGGCGCTCAGCAGCGCCCGCCAGGAGCGCGACTCCTGCCGCAGCCGATACCAGGAGGCCCTGCGCTCCAGTGGGGGCCTCGCCGTCGAGCACAGCGCCCTGGCCCTCCAGCAGGCGGCCACCGCCCTGCGCGCCGCACGGGACGAGGCCCAGCAGGTCCCGGCCCTGACCCAGCGCCTGGAGGACTTCGACACCGCCACCGAGCAACTGCGCCAGGACCACGAGCGGGCGCGCTCCGCACTGGCCGTCTCGCACAGCCGCCTGGAGGCCGAGCGCGACCGGCTGGCCGAGGACCGCCGGCGCTGCGAGCAGGCCCGGGGCCCATGGCCCACCGTCGCCGCCCGGGCCGGCGCACTGCTGGACCAGGCCCGCCAGGCCGAGGAGGCCTCGCGGGCCATCAGTGCCGCCGCCACCGCGCTCGACGCCCTCCAGGAGGCCCGGGAGAACCTGGCCCGCACCCTGGCGGAGGAGGGCTTCACCAGCGCCGTGCAGGCCCAGGAGTGCGCCATGGACGCCGCCTCGCGCGAGGTTCTGTCCCAGCGGGTCCAGGAGGCGCGCACCACCCGGCTCAGGGTGGCTCAGGCGCTGGCGGACCCGCAGATCGCCTCCTTGAGCGGGCAGGAGGAGGATGCCCTGGAGCAGGCCGACCAGGCCCTGGCCGGAGCCGAGGCCGCGCATGAGGCCGCGGCCGCGCAGCAGGCCCGCGCCGCCGAGGCCCACGCCCACCTGGAGCGGACCTGCGCCGGGGTGGAGGAGGCCGCCTCGGCCTACGAGGAGGCGGTCGGGGCCAGCGCGCCACTGCTGCGGGTCGCGGCCCTGGCCCGCGGGGACAACAGTGCGGGCACCACCCTGGCCACCTGGGTGCTCCAGGCCCGCTTCGAGGAGGTGCTCGTCTTCGCCAATGAGCGCCTGTCCCAGATGTCCTCCGGGCGCTACGAGCTCATCCGCACCGACGATGAATCCGGTTCGCGGTCCCGCCGCAAGGGCCTGGGGCTGGCGGTCATCGACCACCTGGGGGCCGAGCACCGGCGCGACCCCAAGACCCTCTCGGGCGGGGAGACCTTCTACGTCTCCCTGTCCCTCGCCCTGGCCCTGGCCGACGTCGTCTCCGCAGAGTCGGGGGGCGTCAGCCTGGACACGCTGTTCATCGACGAGGGCTTCGGCAGCCTGGACCCCGAGACCCTCCAAGTCGTCATGACCGAGATCGAGCGCCTGCGGGCCGGGGGCCGCAGCGTCGGCATCGTCTCCCACGTCGAGGAGCTCAAGAACCAGATCCTCGACCAGATCCGCATCCGACGCTCACCCGCCGGAGGCTCCACCCTGGCGGTCACCACCTGA
- the hisN gene encoding histidinol-phosphatase produces the protein MSPKPSSPERRWRDDLHLAHTIADQVDRLTQARFDAGSFTVETKPDLTPVTEADREAERAIRERLGRARVRDSVLGEEMPTTGHSPRQWVIDPIDGTKNFVRGVPVWATLIALVEDGQAVVGLVSAPALGRRWWAVKGGGAWSGRSLSSARRLSVSRVARLSDASLSYSSLSGWAAARRLRGMLGLMQSCWRTRAYGDFWSYMLLAEGAVDLAAEPELELYDMAALVPVVTEAGGTFTSLSWEPGPFGGSAVASNTLLHGEIMERLGNETD, from the coding sequence ATGAGTCCCAAGCCCTCCTCCCCCGAGCGCCGGTGGCGCGACGACCTGCACCTGGCGCACACGATCGCCGACCAGGTGGACCGCCTGACCCAGGCGCGCTTCGACGCCGGGAGCTTCACCGTGGAGACCAAGCCGGACCTCACGCCCGTCACCGAGGCGGACCGGGAGGCCGAGCGGGCCATCCGCGAGCGCCTGGGCAGGGCCCGGGTGCGCGACTCGGTGCTGGGCGAGGAGATGCCCACGACCGGGCACTCCCCGCGCCAGTGGGTCATCGACCCCATCGACGGCACGAAGAACTTCGTGCGGGGGGTGCCGGTATGGGCCACCCTCATCGCCCTGGTCGAGGACGGCCAGGCCGTCGTCGGGCTGGTCTCGGCGCCCGCGCTGGGACGGCGGTGGTGGGCGGTCAAGGGCGGCGGGGCCTGGAGCGGGCGCTCGCTGAGCTCGGCGCGGCGCCTGTCGGTGTCCAGGGTGGCACGGCTCTCCGACGCCTCCCTGTCCTACTCCTCCCTGTCGGGCTGGGCCGCGGCGCGCCGCCTGCGCGGGATGCTGGGGCTGATGCAGTCGTGCTGGCGCACCCGCGCCTACGGGGACTTCTGGTCCTACATGCTCCTGGCCGAGGGCGCGGTGGACCTGGCGGCCGAGCCCGAGCTGGAGCTCTACGACATGGCCGCCCTGGTGCCGGTGGTCACCGAGGCCGGCGGCACCTTCACCTCGCTGTCCTGGGAGCCCGGGCCCTTCGGCGGCAGCGCGGTGGCCTCCAACACCCTGCTGCACGGCGAGATCATGGAGCGGCTGGGCAACGAGACCGACTGA
- a CDS encoding Rv3235 family protein: MTTTTMTPTAGQRTGCSAAASAGPVRPPAAAGAGRPARRTRPQPSGPAPSRPGPATTGTPAVEESVKEPVKDTIRGYTAGAGDPEVAGKEALAPESRISLAPSMGALEADAGQVIEPELLIGTGGAGPRRRRGALDLSEDAQAAGRRAAPATSTGAPDRSAGREPAGARSREGGEQERSTPPHPARSAAVIVVAAAEVLAGQRPVDHLTRWTTPAMFEAIARRAGLATRVLGARRRSHRPRMRSVHTQLTVSGACEATILLEDSGRVRAAAARLIAQRGRWILAGLEIA; this comes from the coding sequence ATGACCACGACGACGATGACCCCGACTGCCGGCCAGCGCACCGGCTGCAGTGCCGCGGCATCCGCCGGCCCTGTCAGGCCACCGGCGGCTGCGGGAGCCGGACGCCCCGCCCGCCGCACCCGTCCACAGCCCAGTGGCCCGGCGCCCTCGCGCCCGGGACCGGCGACCACCGGCACCCCGGCCGTGGAGGAGTCCGTGAAGGAGCCGGTGAAGGACACCATCAGGGGATACACCGCGGGAGCCGGAGACCCGGAAGTGGCGGGGAAGGAGGCCTTGGCGCCCGAGTCCCGGATCTCCCTGGCGCCGAGCATGGGAGCACTGGAGGCCGATGCCGGGCAGGTGATCGAGCCGGAGCTGCTCATCGGCACCGGCGGCGCAGGGCCTCGACGCCGTCGGGGCGCGCTCGATCTATCGGAGGATGCCCAAGCGGCCGGCCGCCGCGCGGCCCCGGCCACCAGCACCGGCGCGCCCGACCGGTCTGCGGGCCGTGAGCCCGCGGGCGCGAGGAGTCGGGAGGGCGGGGAGCAGGAGCGCTCCACGCCTCCGCACCCTGCTCGCAGCGCCGCGGTCATCGTCGTCGCCGCGGCGGAGGTCCTGGCGGGCCAGCGCCCGGTGGACCATCTGACGCGCTGGACCACGCCGGCGATGTTCGAGGCGATCGCCCGGCGCGCCGGCCTGGCCACCCGGGTCCTGGGGGCCAGGCGGCGCTCGCACCGGCCACGGATGCGCTCGGTGCATACCCAGTTGACCGTCTCGGGGGCCTGCGAGGCCACGATCCTGCTGGAGGACAGTGGCCGGGTGCGTGCCGCGGCGGCGCGCCTCATCGCCCAGCGCGGCCGCTGGATCCTGGCGGGCCTGGAGATCGCCTGA
- a CDS encoding LysM peptidoglycan-binding domain-containing protein produces MRVVTGMIRHWDKSTAVAGLRRHGHDAPAGTWLHLLAVALASGALCAVLGLTAVRAAHALAQTPAAWWGMSQLGSAVVCLASGAGALGALWHMVSAAVAAALLPHGRQARTGASGARGAALALLDRWGAPMVRRIAAGALIVGLGSSPAMAAADPQAGDDLGWQPTASATQDPSADGGRSGPQEAPPGPPGLPSPQPQAPQPQSPQAPAPEPPAPEGQAPDSPGTAGPASPQQRAGATTPAPPVTPSPSDPQPPAPQGLEPGDSGTGSPADRAPDGSATGRHVVVRGESLWSITAGLLPRDAGNAGIARAWPVLYRANAQTIGPDPSLITPGTVLTIPADLPGLEPAAGAQPG; encoded by the coding sequence ATGAGGGTGGTGACGGGCATGATCCGGCACTGGGACAAGAGCACGGCAGTGGCAGGGCTGAGGCGCCACGGGCATGACGCGCCTGCCGGGACGTGGCTCCACCTGCTCGCGGTGGCCCTGGCCTCCGGGGCGCTGTGCGCGGTGCTGGGCCTGACCGCCGTGCGGGCGGCGCATGCGCTGGCGCAGACCCCGGCCGCCTGGTGGGGGATGAGCCAGTTGGGCAGCGCAGTGGTGTGCCTGGCCAGTGGAGCCGGAGCGCTGGGCGCCCTGTGGCACATGGTCTCCGCCGCCGTGGCCGCGGCCCTCCTGCCCCATGGGCGGCAGGCACGAACAGGGGCGTCCGGGGCCCGCGGAGCGGCACTGGCGCTGCTGGATCGGTGGGGAGCGCCGATGGTGCGCCGCATCGCCGCCGGCGCCCTCATCGTGGGGCTCGGCTCCTCGCCGGCGATGGCCGCAGCAGACCCGCAGGCCGGTGACGACCTGGGATGGCAGCCCACGGCCTCGGCCACGCAGGACCCCTCAGCCGACGGCGGGCGCAGCGGCCCCCAGGAGGCGCCGCCCGGACCCCCAGGATTACCGTCCCCACAGCCACAGGCACCACAGCCGCAGAGCCCGCAGGCACCGGCCCCCGAGCCCCCCGCACCGGAGGGTCAGGCTCCCGATAGCCCTGGCACCGCGGGCCCGGCCTCGCCGCAGCAGCGCGCAGGTGCGACCACGCCCGCACCCCCAGTCACTCCCTCCCCCTCGGATCCGCAGCCGCCCGCCCCCCAGGGCCTGGAGCCCGGTGATTCCGGGACGGGCTCACCTGCGGACCGGGCCCCGGATGGCAGCGCGACGGGCCGGCACGTCGTCGTTCGGGGAGAGTCCCTGTGGTCGATCACCGCCGGGCTTCTGCCCCGGGACGCCGGCAACGCCGGTATCGCCCGGGCCTGGCCCGTGCTGTATCGGGCCAATGCCCAGACCATCGGGCCCGACCCCTCCCTCATCACTCCGGGCACTGTCCTGACCATCCCCGCGGATCTTCCAGGACTCGAGCCGGCCGCGGGCGCGCAGCCGGGCTGA
- a CDS encoding Fis family transcriptional regulator, with protein MPCSSRAEALRRRFGAPRRLWWAWAVDWDALLADLESRFEAERRAELAAHSAEMAEAEVASVALIDRLRGAIGRPLHLWTRSGLPVQGTVVRVHPSYLLIDEGSGIQAIVPTAAIATLLPLPGPVPSSSRHRPALGSLLREIARRGARVRLVLASGDVVGRIVRVGADHLDVVLDAEGGPRAARAPLGGPAHRPAGAVTSVVLGAVEVLRSR; from the coding sequence ATGCCATGCTCGAGCCGCGCCGAGGCCCTCCGGCGCCGGTTTGGAGCGCCACGGCGCCTGTGGTGGGCTTGGGCGGTGGATTGGGATGCGCTACTGGCCGACCTTGAGAGCCGCTTCGAGGCCGAGCGGCGGGCGGAGCTGGCGGCGCACAGCGCCGAGATGGCCGAGGCCGAGGTCGCCTCGGTGGCCCTCATCGACCGCCTCCGCGGCGCCATCGGCAGGCCGCTGCACCTGTGGACCCGCAGCGGTCTGCCCGTCCAGGGGACGGTGGTGCGGGTCCACCCCTCCTACCTGCTCATCGACGAGGGCTCGGGGATACAGGCCATCGTGCCCACCGCAGCCATCGCCACCCTCCTGCCCCTGCCCGGCCCCGTACCCTCCTCCTCCCGCCATCGCCCCGCCCTGGGATCCCTGCTCCGGGAGATCGCGCGGCGCGGGGCGCGGGTCCGCCTCGTCCTGGCCTCGGGAGACGTGGTGGGAAGGATCGTGCGCGTGGGGGCCGACCATCTCGATGTGGTGCTCGACGCCGAGGGCGGCCCGCGCGCGGCCCGCGCGCCCCTGGGTGGGCCCGCCCACCGTCCGGCCGGCGCGGTGACCAGTGTCGTCCTGGGCGCCGTCGAGGTCCTGCGCAGCCGCTGA